The genomic region ATGTTTTTTAACTTGTCAGTATCTGTTTGAGGGCAGAGAGGGGAAAAAGGCTCTGTTATTCTTCATAAAAGATGGTTTCTTCCAAATTCTGTCCAAGTTCCGTTTCCATCAGATCCCTGATCTAACATTTCAGGCAAGTCTGCCACACCCTCCAGGTGGTCCCTTATACAAACACACATTTAtaagactattataaataatcttagcctggccaacatggtgaaaccccatctttactaaaaatataaacatcagctgggcttggtggcacatgcctgtaatcccagctactcaggaggctgaggtatgggaaccacttgaacccgggaggcggaggttttagtgagctgaggtcacaccactgcactccagcctgggagacagaatgatacgctgtctcaaaataaataaataaataaataaataatcttatttatctttctgaATTCAACAGTTGTGCATTGAATTCCCGCTATTGCGTTAGACTGGTGATGAGAAGAACTGTGCACATTCTTCTTATAACTGTGCCACTTATTAGTTATATGACTTTGAGCTTAAACttttattatctataaaatggagataatactatCTTTCCTAAAGTTTGGGcgtagtggctcaggcctgtaatcccggtactttgagATTCCAAGccaggccaatcacctgaggtcaggagttcgagaccagcctggccaacgtggtaacaccttgtctctactaaaaatacaaaaattagctgagcatggtggcgcgtgcctataatcgcagctactggaggctgaggcatgagaatcacttgaacttgggagggggaggttgcagtgacccaagatcgcgccactgcattccagcctgggcaacagagtgagactccatctcaaaaaatatctgTCCTGGAGAATAACAAAGATGATTAATAGCAGGGTAGACACTGGGGGAGTACAGAATCGCAAACATGATGGGAAGacagccctttttttttccttctatgtaCTTCCTAGGGTTCCCACATTTAAACAAAAACATGcaggagaaaatattatttaaaaatagtaatacagCCCCTACCTCAGTCATAAGGCCATTGTGGACTCAAATAATCTAAGGCATAGACAAGCACCTCGTGGGGCCCTCACAAATGTGAGGGGCTGTTCTGTTTGCATTGACCCACAGGGGTGGAGATGGGGACAGAGCACCCAAATGGTACAAGTCTGCCAAAGCTCATGACATAAATGGGAGAAGggccacaccacacacccaccagGCCCTCATCTGCATCCTCACCCCAGGACAGGGGGATTCATGCTTCATTGAGAGCCCTGAGGACTCCGGGGACAATGGTGCTTCAAAGTCAGACTGCCCTGATAAGGGATGAAAACTTGAAAATGGAGAGGAAGCCAAAGTTGCCCTGACTTTGAGAATGGTCCAGGCAGGCAAGGAATTCACCCGCTTGGGGCCAGGACCTTTGTGGGTGGTTGGTGAGAATGGGGCAATGTCACTTCAGTCCCCTTCACCCCAGACTCCAAGAAactctattttctgtttcctggAAAGAAAACTGATGCAGGGGAAAAGCCAAACTACATTTTGGGATCTCAACAAGAGTCACACTAACTTAAAGCCAGACTGTCCATACAGCAGTAATGTCTTAGGAAGCCACACCCTGACCTCTGACCGTAGAGCTGGCACAGAGACCACCAGCAGCAGGGCTGAGGGTCGAAGGAATCATTCAGGATGCCCAGGGGGCTGTCTCTGCCCCCTCGGCGCCAGGGAAACCTTTGTTGGGTGAGGAGGTGGAGCAAGCTGACATGGTGAGATGGGCTGGGGACTGGGTTCTGAGAGGTGGGGAGGGCTTGCACAGGCAGTGGGGTGGGAGAAGTTACCCCAGACATGGGGAACAGTATGAGGCGCTTGCTTTCATTGTTTTCTCAAATAGCTATTAGCTGCCATTCAGTGCTGGGCACCCTGCTAGGCATGGAGTGGGAAGGGAGACTGAAGGACCCATCCAGCCTTGTCACTCTCCTTCACAGTGAGGAAGGACATAGGCTTTGGAGTTGGGCACCTGGGAAAACGTTTTTGTTATTGGGAGAATTAAGCAAGACAAAGTCTATAAAGTATCAGGCCTGGTCCTAGGGGTTACAAGCCAGGGACCTGTTTGGTCAGTCACAGCAACTTGCTGAGTTTGTACCCAGCGATGCTCTAGGACTACTCCTAAATATCTCTTCTGTCTGTCACACAGCCACCCCCCACTACCAGAACCATCATGACTTACAACTTCATGTCTTTATCGTTCCTTCACTGGGTTTCTGCAGTAGTCTCCCAGGTGGCCTTTTTATCCTTCCCACGATGACACAAATCTGATCCTTCATTTCAGAGCCATTTACAAGGCTCTCTAATGCCTTTAGGATAAGAGCCACGCTCCCTACTATAGCAATCAAAGCATTTTATGATCTGACTCCTAATCTCTCCCCTCCTCAATCATCACCCACAGCACTTCTGCCAGACTACAATGGCAATGGCAAAGGTTTGTTCAGCTCTTACTGTAGCAGAGCTGAGTACTTTGCATTTCTGTTTAATTCTCCTAACAATCCATGAGAGAGGAATTGTACtttataaatggataaacaacttTGGAGAGCTATACAACATGATTAGAGGGACTGCTGGAATACAAGCCTGAATCTGCACTGCCTCCAAAAGCATATGATGCTATGTCAGGTCACCAAAATGTTGCTCACACCCTTCCTCTTGTGTGAAACATCTGCCATCTCTTTCCCTTTTGGTgtactcctattcatccttcaaaactcaCTAAGGCATTAACTGTCACCTCTGTAAGGCTTCTGTGACAGCAGAATGAAGTCTGCATTGCTGCTTTGTTTTGTATGCATATCCATTATAGCAAGATTCTTCATGTGGTGGTGTATTTACTTTCACATCTTCCCTGCTAGTTTCCTGGAGACTGTCTCATCTCTGTATCCCAGTCAACACTGGGCAACTGAAGTGAAAATTCTAGTATAACTACCTGGGAAAACATTTATCTAAATGTAGTTGACCACTGCCTGAAAATTTTCCTCTGAAATTATGGTGTGGACTACAGGTGAATTGGCCTAAGATATTTTATAAACCCAATCCTTACTATTCTTTAGTACAATAACAGCTTTTAGACAAGGTTTTCAGAGAATTTTGCCTTTATACGTATTCTTTCATGGACCACACTAAAGATGCTACAAGCTCTGTTCACCCTGAGTGCTTACTCAGAAAATGACTTTGTGAGGTTTCCAGACACTGGCTGAATCCATTTCACCCCAGCCTCCGAGCAGCTCCACAAATAATTTGAACTACTCTTTGCTAAGAATGAGCACACAGAGGATAAATATTCTTCCCCACAAATGCTAACATCTACTCTCCTTGTTCCCAACAGCTGCAGATTTCCCTTTGGGGACCTATGTCTCCCCAACACTGTGTCTATTGGTCTGGGCAGAGCACACGGCCCAGCCTGAGCCAATCACACCTTCACATTCCCCTGGGTGCAGTGATTGGTTTAGGGTTGGGTTCATCCTGTGGTCCCCCATGATGCGGTCACCATAGGTCCTCCAAGTCGGAGTGTACATTAGGACTTTTGGGAGAGGTACTGGAAATAAGTCTCCTATTTTCCCAGCAGACCTCACCCTAGGTGGAAGTGAAGAGAGGTTGCAGCAATGTGGCTCCCACAGGGGAGAGAGCTTAGAGACCAGAGTGAGTGTAAAAGAAGCAGAGCGAAGAAATGGGTGGAACCAGGTCCTAGCAACATCATTTGCAGTCTGGGTCAGGTTGTACCTGAAGCTTATCTTGCTCAACTTTTTAGTCAGGTGAGGCAAGAAATTCCTTTTCTGCTTAAATAATTTGCATTGGATCTTCTGTCACTAAGTCCCAACTAGTGTAAATCCTTAGACATTTTCTTCTCACAGAATCCTAACATGTCTAGCACTAAAAGATGAATTGATCTAAGGAGTACTCCAAACATTTTTCCCTGAGGCTTCCCTAAATCAATGAATGAAGACACCTCCATTCACCATGTTCTTCAAGCTGTAAAGCTAGCACTCACCCTTGATGGCTTTCTCTCCCTCACCCCTTAATCCTCAGTGTGCTTTGATGCTCTAATTTATTCCATATACCCCAGCTACCTCCCATTGCTTCCCACCTGCTGGTTTCTTTAAAGTTCCTCAAATGGAGTTTTCTGCCTCAGAGCCTTCTTGCAGAAAAAAAGTCCCTACCCATCCCCTCTTTCCCCTTCCCAGCAACACCTAACTCTTATTCCTCCTCAAAGTCAACTCAGAGAAGCTCTCCCCTTCACCATAGTCTGAATTGGGACTGCAACTTCCGGCTCCATTCTTCTTTCACAACCCCGTTTCTCCTCGGTAGCACTTATCCACATCTACCATAAACACATGTGTTTTTATTAATGTTTGTCTCCCCTACTGGGCCACTGCTCCAGGCAGTGAAGGGCAGGTATACTGCTGTGTCTGCTCCAGCTCTCCAGCCCCACACAAGCTTGGGACATGGCAGCCTTGCATGCTTTGTATTTCtgattcaaaacaaaaacaaaaaacaaaaatgcaataaaGTGTGTatgtattaagtgaaaaaaattgcTGTCTTGGCTTTGTGCTCTGTTGACGTATGACGTCCAGCAGACAACTTTTGTGGCACAAAGTTTTGGGGCAGCAGGGTGAACAGCTGCCGTGTCCCACCTCTACCCTCCAAAAACACCTATGATTCACAGGAGACCCTCAGctcagggagagaaagagggctGCCTAGAGACCCTCCCTTTTAAATCCCCATgtgctcattttcttctttattaacaAGCACTCGGAATGTGCAAAGTACTTCACACATACTAACCCTCATAGCAACCCCATGAGGGAGGCACTATCTTTAGCTCCATTttgtaaataagaaaactgaggcatgggaAAACTAGGTAATAGGTCCAAAGTCTCCTAGCTGGTAAgtagtagagccaggatttgaacccaggcagtctggctccagcagCCATGCCCTTGATCTCTTTGCTGTATTTATCTCAGTGCATTTTCACCTGATTCCCCTGCATCATGATGCTGTGGGGGTAGATGCCAGGAGTGGGCTGAATTGCCCTTAACTCCCTGGGCCGCTCCAGAAGTGATGATTCTGCCACTTGCTCTCTATTCtcaaaccccagctctgccactatgTGACCTTGGGTCCTGAACTCCTCTGCATTTTGTCTCGCCATCTGTAAACGGAAAGCCAGCTAATGACCCCAAGACCCACTCGTCCCCCTCAGAGACCCCTCTCCTGCCCCAGGAACTTACAGATGCGGAAATAATCCTCTCCGTAGCTGTCCCGGGTCTCCTGAGGCAGCCTCTCCCAAAGCTTTCGCATGCGTGACTCCAGGTTCTCCTTGCCGAGAATGGCTGTCCGATAGTTCCCTGGCTCAATGATGCAGACCTTCACCCCAAAGTAGTAGAGCTCACGCCTGGGAAAGAAGAGTTGCAGTCAGTCTGGGCCCCAAGATGACAATCATCAGGGAGAGTCACCTCTGGATGGGCTTGTCTTTCAGGAACCTAGAGATGCTTCCCCCACCCCTGTACTTGGCCCTGGCATTGCCTTTGTGCAAAGAAGCCCTTCCTTAGGGACTCAGCCCTTTCCAAAACTGGCCCAGCAGTCTCTGGGCAATTTGCATTAGGCATAACCAGCGGGAAGATGTCAATAGAGAATCTAGGCCAAAGCCTTGCCtcacaccaggtccctcccattaGCAACCCCTCACTCAACAACCACATGGTGAAGGGTGTGGGTCTACACAAGGCCTGCATGCGCCTCTAAGGACCTCCCAGAGGGGACCTGTGCCTCCAGGCCTGTCTGTCTGTTTGGGGGACTCTCCCCCCTCTCACAGGCCCAAACAGGGTTTCACTCACCCTGGTGCTGCTCAAGGGAAGGCCCACCTGATGCCTTGTATTTCCACCCTACCTCTTCTCATCCCTTCTCTTGGTCCTTGGAGAAAGCACCTTGAGGTCTAACCTTCCTTCTGCTATTGTGTTAGCTTCCTGTCTGCAGAATTCCCCTGCCCACATGCTGTCACTCCCAAACCTCTCTAATCCCTGGGATTTCTACCCAGAATAGTTTAGTACCAGGTCCCAGTTACCTGATGCTGTCAGAGAAGGCCTCAACGCCAAACTTGGAGACACAGTAGCCACCACCAATGACAGCCACACGACCACCAGAGCTGGACATGTTGACAACCCTGCCCCGGGCTCTCTTGACCATGGGCAGCACGTGAAGGGTCACTTCGATCAGTCCCACCAGGTTCACATTAATCACCTTCACAAAGTCCTCCTTGGTCAGCCATTCGTTAGGACCACTGGGCAGGCCCACACCAGCATTGTTGACCAGGGCCCAGAGGCCTGGGGGTGAGATGAACCACACAAAAATCATCAGTGGGCCTGGGAAAGAACCAAGTTCTGCTCCCCACCGGCTCAGGGCCCTCAAGGATGGTTGAGCAGGTGCACAAGACACAACCCGGTCAGGCTATAACATAAAAGGAAGGTGTGTCTTTTACTAACCCATTTTCCCTGAAGGGACACTTTTTTCCTGATTCACATAAAGTCTGCCGGCTAGCTGGCGCTCTGTACCAGCTACAATTGAGGTGATAGGTAACAGCATTTCAGCTATCAGCTTTGGGATAAGAGTTTCATTTTCATATCAATGAATTAATGTTTAGATCCCTTCCCCATCATGCTTCTCCCTCTCTGTTCACTTAAGTGTAACCAACTGCATTTCACGTACTACCAAAatcaatccattcattcattcatcttcaCACTTTTATTCATGCATTTATCTAGTCTGTGACAATTACAGGGtgaaggaggccaggtgcagtgactcacacttgtaatcacaaccctttgagaggctgaggtgggaggatcacttgaggccaggagtttgagaccagcctgagcaacagagaaagacccccgtctctacaaaaaaagaaaaaaaaattagacaggcatggtggtatgtgcctgtagttctagctacttgggagactgaggtgggagaatcacttgagcccaggttaCAGGTTACCttgttcgaggttacagtgagctataattgtgccattgcactccagcctgggtgacagagtgagactctgtctctaaaaataaaatgaaataaaattatataaaataaaataaagcaaaatacagGGCAAAGGAGACATAAAATGAACAACACAGCATCTTATCCCTCAAGGAACTCACAAGCctagaaggaaataataatatttataaataaatatataaaatatttaaataaaataattatggaaAATGTGATGAGGACTATCCTTGAGATATTTCAATTAGGTTGgtacaaatggaaagaaataatgcTAAGTGTTGTCATTCAACTCTGCAGGGGCCCAGGGTTGAAGAGCTTCAGGTCCAGTCCTTGTTTTAACTCCagccttgaacaagtcacttccctctctgggcctcaggctcTTCATCAGATTGGACAAAAACAGTTGCTTCCAGGCTGTATTTTGCAAGCCTTCTAGGGGGAGAAAAATGCAGGAGAAACTctcctttcatttgttttacatattgGGGTTCTAAAAAAATTCCACCAGAGGGAGGGTGATGCTAAAGACACATTGTAAACCCCTCTAAACGCTCCTCAAGGACCCCTTCCAGCTCCTTCATGCAAGGATTCCCCAAGCCCTACTGCcctggtgattcccaccacagccccagcctcagcAGCCCCAAGATACTCTGCAGGCGCATCCCACTGTCTCCTGAGGGCAGGTCTCAACACAAACATAAATCCTAGTCCACCCCTCCCTCTAGGGCTGGGGTCCCCACTCAAGCCTTGCCTCTACCCAATCTCCCTGCCTTTCTCCATTCAGGAGCAAGGAGAAAGCACAAAAGAACTTCCTCTCCCATCCCCCTACCCACCCTAGTTCCCAGTGTTTCTTAGACCAGGATATTGCCAAGTGGCTTAGGCAAAATAATGGTCCCCCAAAGATGTCCCCATCCTCATTatctctggaacctgtgaatcTGCTGGATTACATGGTAAagtggaattaaggttgcaggtGGAATGGAGGTTGCTAATTAATTGTCCTTAAAGTTAGGGAGGAAGCTAACACAgggaaattatcctggattaACCTGGTGAGCCCAATATAATCACGAGTCCTTCTAAGTGGAAAGAGGCAGAAACCGGAGAATCAGAGAGATTGAGAAAAGTGTGAAAAAGACTGGGCCCAACCTTGCGGGCCTTGAAGATGGAGATAGCAGGCCAGGAGCCAGGGGATGCCAGctgcctctggaagctggaaaaggcaatgaGACGGATTCTCCTCtacagcctccagaaggaacacagctctGCTGACTTTGATTTTAGATCAGtgaggcctattttggacatCACTCCTCCACAACTACAAGATAATATGTTTGTATTGTCTTCAGACCCTACAGTTGTGTTATTTGTTACAATAGCAACAGGAAACTCACAGGCTAAGTGAGGTATTAAGGCAAGTGGCTCAAGGCTGAATGTAGGGAACTGGCTGAGACAGCCTGCTgaagacagaggctcactcttgctgaattattaattaattagctCACTCAAAAACTATTTATTCAGTACCTTACTAGGTGCCAGACATTATTCTAGGTACTAAGGATGTACAGTAAATAAAAGGGACAAAAATCCTTGTCCCCAGGAAGCTTTATTCTAGCAGAggaaacagacaataaataagtaaaatctaTTGTGTATTGACTAGTGATAAGTGCTAAGGAGAAGAATCAAGCAGGAAGTTACTGTCTGGATCCCCCTGGCTCCAGGGCTCTGTTGCCCTGACCCGCGCATGGGCTCCAGATTAGTTCCTTTAGGAAGGAGGACTTCCTCTAGTCTGCTGCTTCTGCAACTCAGCCATCCTGTTCCTCCTGTTCCTGGGCCCACACCCTGTGTGCTAGAAGTGCATGAGGCAGGTTCCCACACAGTCCTGGGCCAGCCCCAGTCCACAGCTTCCTTTCCCAATAGGAGCAGCTACTCTGACATACATACTTGCCCTGAAGTCAAATCAACACCCACCATGATGTCAAGAAGAGACCAGATCTCTTTCTCCCCTGCCTGACGTAGTCAAGGAGAAAAACTGCACCCACTCATGGGATCCAACCTCCTGTCTCATTCCCCCTCCCACATCCTGATCCCAACAAGAAATGTGTTTGTATTTCCCCAGGAGCTGATGGTTAGGACTGCTGAAACATAAGACAggtacatcctttttttttctttttgagatggagtcttgctctgtcacgaggctggagtgcagtggtgcaatcttggctcactgcaacctccacctcccgggttcaagtgattctcctgcctcagcctcctgagtagctgggactacaggcacgtgccaccacacccaggtaatttttatactttttagtagagatggggtttcaccatgttggccgggatggtctcgatctcttgacctcatgatcctcccacctcggccttccaaagtgctgggctcataggcgtgagccaccacgcccggccaggcaCGTCCATTTTTAGAGGTTTGGACACACAGAACACATCTTCCCCCCTCACTTCCTATTGAGACctctttcctgtttctctgaGTTTCCAGGACAGAAAACTTCCTTGGGAAATCACCCCTTCATGTGAACAGGCCAAACCATGCAGTGGCTTCCAATCAGATTGAGTCAGGGACCTTTCCCTACGTCACCCCCCCACCCAATCTGGACATCAGGGTCTCTGATACTGTCAGATGCTTCgggagagaagaagaggaaggagaaaccAAGAAAGCCAAAGAATGTAATTCACCCCACCTTGTTCACCCACTTTGTCCCTCACCCACTGGGCCGCCGCCTTGATGCTTTCGCTCTTGGTGACGTCCAGTAGGGTGGTCTGCAGCCGATAGGAGGTATCCTGCTGAAGTTTCTGGGCTCCCTCCTCAGTGAAGCAAGCAGCCAGCACCTGCATGCCCCGATCAACCAGCTGTTTGGCCAGCAGGTTCCCGAAGCCAGAGTCACAGCCTGTGATGAAGACGTACTTCTCTGAGAGGTTGCCGACCAGATTGCAGTTCTTGAACCAGCGATACATAAATGAGAGGTCTGTGAGGGCCGCCATAGGGCAAGGGGAATGTGATGGCCAAGAGGGACTGGGCTCAGGAGACAGCAGGGAAGAAGCTGGTCCTCTGAGCCCTAGCAGGCAGTCTGCGGGAACCCACCTGGAAGAAgaactctccttcctcccacagcTTGCAACAAATCTAGGTCCCTGGGTGAGCCACGCTGTAATTTTTATAGGTGGATGCATCACCACAGCAATTAGCCCAGATGCAAGAAATTCAAGTCCAACCTGAAGCCTCGTCACCTCTGACAGCCCTGGTagctgcctccctctctccacctgcCCTGATGGGTAAAGCTGCCAAGAATGGGAAATAATCCACTTGTAATGTTGGTGATGAGTGGTGGCTCATCCAGGTGGTGTAAGGGAGGCAAATGAAAGATGAGGACTCACCCCAGACAGCTCCCCTAGAAATCctgtccccaccctgcccccaacccAGCCTGGGGATTTTGGTCTCCAGGGATCAAAATCCTTTGTCATGAGTGCAGTTATGTAAATAAGTTTATTTTCAGGGAAAATACTCAAGAcaaatttattaatgtaaaaCAAACAACATTGGTTCTGAACCTTCCAAACCCCAAGAGAAACAAGTTGCAGGTCGTCAGCTCTCTGGAATTCTTAAGTAAGTCTCCATCAAGAGAGAGGATGAAAAGCAGTGGATTTCTCCTAGGGTGGATGTACCTCCATTGTCCTGAGGCTAGAGGCAGCAGGGCCCTCCTATAGGGGAGGCTGGTATGTGAAGCTTAGCCACCAGAAAGCAGAAAGACCTGGGGGACTCAGGCCTGACGAACTGTGGGGGTGATACTCAGGTCACAAGTGAGCAGCTCTGGGCAAGATGATGAGGAGGGATCATGAGTTCACTGGGCAGCTGAGGGAATCGTCTGGGCAGAGGCCTTGACTGTAAGAGGGGATGAGATATAGGAGGAGCAGAGAACTGGGGCCAGAGACATAGAAAATTCCCAGG from Pongo pygmaeus isolate AG05252 chromosome 10, NHGRI_mPonPyg2-v2.0_pri, whole genome shotgun sequence harbors:
- the SDR9C7 gene encoding short-chain dehydrogenase/reductase family 9C member 7 isoform X2, yielding MQVLAACFTEEGAQKLQQDTSYRLQTTLLDVTKSESIKAAAQWVRDKVGEQGLWALVNNAGVGLPSGPNEWLTKEDFVKVINVNLVGLIEVTLHVLPMVKRARGRVVNMSSSGGRVAVIGGGYCVSKFGVEAFSDSIRRELYYFGVKVCIIEPGNYRTAILGKENLESRMRKLWERLPQETRDSYGEDYFRIYTDKLKNIMQVAEPRVRDVINSMEHAIVSRSPRIRYNPGLDAKLLYIPLAKLPTPVTDFILSRYLPRPADSV
- the SDR9C7 gene encoding short-chain dehydrogenase/reductase family 9C member 7 isoform X1 gives rise to the protein MAALTDLSFMYRWFKNCNLVGNLSEKYVFITGCDSGFGNLLAKQLVDRGMQVLAACFTEEGAQKLQQDTSYRLQTTLLDVTKSESIKAAAQWVRDKVGEQGLWALVNNAGVGLPSGPNEWLTKEDFVKVINVNLVGLIEVTLHVLPMVKRARGRVVNMSSSGGRVAVIGGGYCVSKFGVEAFSDSIRRELYYFGVKVCIIEPGNYRTAILGKENLESRMRKLWERLPQETRDSYGEDYFRIYTDKLKNIMQVAEPRVRDVINSMEHAIVSRSPRIRYNPGLDAKLLYIPLAKLPTPVTDFILSRYLPRPADSV